A part of Amycolatopsis camponoti genomic DNA contains:
- a CDS encoding S8 family peptidase, whose amino-acid sequence MRMLLAAVVVVLAGQTPAAAAGGVQADPPGWGLDRIDQRTGLDHAYHYASDALGVTIYVIDSGVDAKHPDFEGRVAPGRDFLNGGSDTADTNGHGTRLAGIAAGKAYGVAKGAQIVPVRVLDKDGGGATDQIIAGIDWVAQNAQQPAVALLGIGGVPNDQLDAAVKRLAAVVPVAVPAGSETADASGFSPGRVAEALTVGATDSQDHPDQASNFGQDIDLYAPGVDVPGPIAGGTGAGPDSGTSMAAAFAAGVAAIYRAQHPEAAPDQVDQALVQAATPDALKGVPSGTANRLLYAPSGA is encoded by the coding sequence ATGAGGATGCTTCTCGCCGCCGTCGTGGTCGTGCTCGCAGGTCAGACCCCGGCGGCCGCCGCCGGTGGGGTGCAGGCGGACCCGCCCGGCTGGGGGCTCGACCGGATCGACCAGCGCACCGGGCTCGACCACGCCTACCACTACGCGAGCGACGCCTTGGGCGTCACCATCTACGTGATCGACAGCGGCGTCGACGCGAAGCACCCCGACTTCGAGGGCCGGGTCGCGCCCGGGCGGGACTTCCTGAACGGCGGCTCCGACACGGCCGACACCAACGGCCACGGCACGCGCCTCGCCGGGATCGCCGCGGGCAAGGCGTACGGCGTCGCGAAAGGCGCGCAGATCGTGCCGGTGCGGGTGCTCGACAAGGACGGCGGCGGCGCCACCGACCAGATCATCGCGGGCATCGACTGGGTCGCGCAGAACGCGCAGCAGCCGGCGGTCGCCCTCCTCGGCATCGGCGGCGTCCCGAACGACCAGCTCGACGCGGCGGTGAAGCGGCTGGCCGCGGTGGTCCCGGTCGCGGTCCCGGCGGGCAGCGAGACGGCCGACGCGAGCGGCTTTTCCCCGGGCCGGGTCGCCGAAGCGCTGACCGTCGGCGCCACCGACAGCCAGGACCACCCGGACCAGGCGTCGAACTTCGGCCAGGACATCGACCTGTACGCCCCGGGCGTCGACGTCCCGGGTCCGATCGCGGGCGGCACGGGCGCGGGCCCGGACTCGGGTACGTCGATGGCGGCGGCGTTCGCGGCGGGAGTGGCGGCGATCTACCGCGCGCAGCACCCGGAAGCGGCTCCCGACCAGGTGGACCAAGCGCTTGTTCAGGCGGCGACCCCGGACGCGCTCAAAGGGGTGCCGAGCGGCACGGCCAACCGGTTGCTCTACGCGCCTTCAGGGGCCTGA
- a CDS encoding PucR family transcriptional regulator, whose protein sequence is MSVERGFDHAAPPPAALPRKLADILRPELASLAAEIVDEIRATIPAYARPLDGPYGKSIRAGVEYAITLFVAQIADPTVSKEQSHEVHHRLGQNEMREGRSLDTLQSAYRVGARVSWRRIMRVGRRSGLSSAVMSQLADAMLAFMDELASVALDGYLEAKARTAGALDTWRRKLLHLILETPPASPKAIAELAQLIGWPVPTDATPVAVCPADGVAPARRHAGLDADILAELDTPDPKLVVPGELGGARLATLQVALPDCRLSIGPSVPLASVADSLRWARNALHLAERGVLVPRPVLRAEEHLATLLVNSDTGLVGTLRHRLFAPLADMTGKQQERLLETLRAWLDSQGNVVEIAERLGVHPQTVRYRMRQLQATFGDSLRDPAARFEMELALRAGAAPLPLRYPVSELLPSQRAGVTRPQWTSS, encoded by the coding sequence ATGTCGGTGGAGCGCGGATTCGATCACGCTGCGCCGCCACCCGCCGCACTACCCCGCAAGCTCGCCGACATCCTGCGTCCCGAACTGGCCAGCCTCGCGGCCGAGATCGTCGACGAGATCCGCGCGACCATCCCGGCTTACGCCCGCCCGCTCGACGGCCCCTACGGCAAGTCGATCCGGGCCGGCGTCGAGTACGCGATCACGTTGTTCGTGGCGCAGATCGCCGACCCGACGGTGTCCAAAGAGCAGTCCCACGAAGTGCACCACCGGCTGGGGCAGAACGAAATGCGCGAGGGGCGCAGCCTCGACACGCTGCAGTCGGCGTACCGGGTCGGCGCGCGCGTGTCGTGGCGGCGGATCATGCGCGTCGGGCGGCGGAGCGGGCTTTCGTCGGCGGTGATGTCCCAGCTGGCCGACGCGATGCTGGCGTTCATGGACGAGCTCGCCTCCGTCGCGCTCGACGGCTACCTGGAAGCGAAGGCGCGCACGGCGGGAGCGCTCGACACGTGGCGCCGCAAGCTGCTGCACCTCATCCTCGAGACCCCACCCGCGTCCCCCAAGGCGATCGCCGAGCTGGCCCAGCTGATCGGCTGGCCGGTGCCGACCGACGCGACGCCGGTGGCGGTCTGCCCGGCCGACGGCGTCGCCCCGGCCCGCCGCCACGCCGGGCTGGACGCGGACATCCTCGCCGAGCTCGACACGCCCGACCCGAAGCTGGTGGTCCCGGGCGAGCTCGGCGGCGCCCGCCTGGCGACGCTGCAGGTGGCCCTGCCGGACTGCCGGCTCTCGATCGGCCCGTCCGTCCCGCTCGCGTCGGTGGCGGATTCCCTGCGCTGGGCCCGGAACGCGCTGCACCTGGCCGAGCGGGGCGTGCTGGTGCCGCGCCCGGTGCTGCGGGCGGAGGAGCACCTGGCGACGCTGCTGGTCAACTCCGACACGGGACTGGTCGGCACGCTGCGGCACCGCCTGTTCGCGCCGCTGGCGGACATGACGGGCAAGCAGCAGGAGCGGCTGCTGGAGACGCTGCGGGCGTGGCTCGACAGCCAGGGCAACGTGGTGGAGATCGCGGAGCGCCTGGGCGTCCACCCCCAGACGGTCCGCTACCGCATGAGGCAGCTCCAGGCGACGTTCGGCGACAGCCTCCGCGACCCGGCGGCGCGCTTCGAGATGGAGCTGGCGTTGCGCGCGGGCGCGGCACCGTTGCCGTTGCGCTACCCGGTGAGCGAGCTGCTGCCGTCCCAGCGCGCCGGGGTCACGCGTCCACAGTGGACGTCCAGCTAG
- a CDS encoding arginase family protein, translating to MTLITAVPQRQGAVGPRAAELPDGCLALAELAGHVLGSPVHHVRQTREVSEMDRGIASRAVLTGPNRAAQLAALEAPGGPVLTIGGDCGVELIPIGVARFRHGPGLGVAWFDAHADLNTAATSPSGAFHGMVLRSLFGEGDPEFAAAPALTPGNVVLAGTRVFDPDERAAVSRGLAVTSMEALAGVEKLYVHVDLDVLDPAEFAGLNYPEPDGWTISRLVSELDALAAYEVVGAGITECVGTSREVEVLAPVLAAIGRLLAAS from the coding sequence ATGACGCTGATCACCGCGGTCCCGCAGCGCCAAGGCGCGGTGGGACCGCGGGCGGCGGAGCTGCCGGACGGCTGCCTGGCGCTCGCGGAGCTGGCCGGGCACGTGCTCGGTTCGCCCGTCCACCACGTCCGGCAGACCCGCGAAGTGTCCGAAATGGACCGCGGGATCGCGTCGCGCGCGGTGCTGACGGGCCCGAACCGCGCGGCGCAGCTGGCGGCGCTGGAGGCCCCGGGCGGCCCGGTCCTGACGATCGGCGGCGACTGCGGGGTCGAGCTGATCCCGATCGGGGTGGCCAGGTTCCGGCACGGACCGGGCTTGGGCGTCGCGTGGTTCGACGCGCACGCCGACCTGAACACGGCGGCGACGTCCCCGTCGGGGGCGTTCCACGGGATGGTGCTGCGGTCCCTGTTCGGCGAGGGCGACCCGGAGTTCGCGGCTGCCCCGGCGTTGACTCCCGGGAACGTGGTTCTCGCCGGGACGCGCGTGTTCGACCCGGACGAGCGGGCGGCGGTCTCGCGGGGCCTGGCGGTCACGTCGATGGAGGCGCTGGCGGGCGTGGAGAAGCTGTACGTCCACGTGGACCTGGACGTGCTGGACCCCGCGGAGTTCGCGGGCCTGAACTACCCGGAGCCGGACGGCTGGACCATCTCGCGGCTGGTGTCCGAGCTCGACGCCCTGGCCGCGTACGAAGTCGTGGGCGCCGGGATCACCGAGTGCGTGGGGACGTCGCGCGAGGTCGAGGTGCTGGCACCGGTCCTGGCCGCGATCGGCCGCCTGCTCGCCGCTAGCTGA
- a CDS encoding pyruvate carboxylase, with translation MFRKVLVANRGEIAIRAFRAGYELGAGTVAVFPHEDRNSLHRLKADEAYEIGEPGHPVRAYLSVDEIVAAAKKAGADAVYPGYGFLSENPDLARACEEAGITFVGPSADILELTGNKARAVKAAREAGVPVLGSSEPSSDVDALVAAADDLGFPVFVKAVAGGGGRGMRRVEDPAQLRESIEAAAREAESAFGDPTVFLEKAVVEPRHIEVQILADGAGNIIHLYERDCSVQRRHQKVVELAPAPNLDPELRMRICADAVKFAKQIGYRNAGTVEFLLDKQGNHVFIEMNPRIQVEHTVTEEVTDVDLVQSQLRIASGETLDDLGLSQDKIYLRGAALQCRITTEDPANGFRPDTGMISAYRSPGGSGIRLDGGTAFSGTEISAHFDSLLVKLTCRGRDFETAVGRARRAVAEFRIRGVSTNIPFLQAVLDDPDFRAGRVTTSFIEQRPQLLTARQSADRGTRLLTYLADQTVNKPHGERPKTPDATLKLPKLAKDAQPADGSKQKLVELGPVGFAEWLRKSPHVGVTDTTFRDAHQSLLATRVRTKDLLAVAPVVANTLPGLLSLECWGGATYDVALRFLAEDPWERLAALREAVPNICLQMLLRGRNTVGYTPYPTEVTHSFVQEATKTGIDIFRIFDALNDVEQMRPAIEAVRETGSAVAEVALCYTSDLSDPGEKLYTLDYYLKLAEQIVGAGAHVLAIKDMAGLLRAPAATRLVTALRKEFDLPVHIHTHDTAGGQLATYLAAINAGADAVDGAVSSMAGTTSQPSLSSIVAATDHSDRTTGLDLDAIGELEPYWESVRKIYAPFEAGLASPTGRVYHHEIPGGQLSNLRTQAIALGLGDRFEDIEAMYAAADKILGHLVKVTPSSKVVGDLALHLVGAGVSPADFEAEPNKFDIPDSVIGFLRGELGDPPGGWPEPFRTKALEGRAAAKPVAELSEEDRTALAEHPRKTLNRLLFPAPTKEFEAHREAYGDTSVLPSKDFFYGLRPGEEYQVDLEPGVRLLIELEAIGEADERGVRTVMSTLNGQLRPIQIRDRSIASDIPATEKAEKGNPKQVAAPFAGVVTLQVSEGDTVEAGATVATIEAMKMEASITASAGGKVGRLAINSVQQVEGGDLLLVLE, from the coding sequence ATGTTCCGCAAGGTGCTGGTGGCCAACCGCGGGGAGATCGCGATCCGAGCGTTCCGCGCCGGCTACGAACTGGGCGCGGGGACCGTCGCCGTGTTTCCGCACGAAGACCGCAACTCCCTGCACCGGCTGAAGGCCGACGAGGCGTACGAGATCGGCGAGCCCGGTCATCCCGTGCGTGCCTACCTCTCGGTCGACGAGATCGTCGCCGCCGCGAAGAAGGCGGGGGCCGACGCCGTCTACCCCGGCTACGGCTTCCTCTCCGAGAACCCCGATCTCGCGCGGGCGTGCGAAGAAGCGGGCATCACCTTCGTCGGGCCGAGCGCCGACATCCTCGAGCTCACCGGCAACAAGGCCCGCGCGGTCAAGGCCGCGCGCGAGGCCGGGGTGCCGGTGCTCGGGTCGTCCGAGCCGTCCAGCGACGTCGACGCGCTCGTCGCGGCGGCCGACGACCTGGGCTTCCCCGTCTTCGTGAAGGCCGTCGCCGGTGGTGGCGGGCGCGGGATGCGCCGCGTCGAGGACCCCGCCCAGCTGCGCGAGTCCATCGAGGCCGCCGCGCGCGAGGCCGAGTCCGCCTTCGGCGACCCGACCGTCTTCCTCGAGAAGGCGGTCGTCGAGCCGCGGCACATCGAGGTGCAGATCCTCGCCGACGGCGCGGGCAACATCATCCACCTGTACGAGCGCGACTGCTCGGTGCAGCGGCGCCACCAGAAGGTCGTCGAGCTCGCCCCGGCGCCGAACCTCGACCCCGAACTCCGGATGCGGATCTGCGCGGACGCCGTCAAGTTCGCGAAGCAGATCGGCTACCGCAACGCCGGCACCGTCGAGTTCCTGCTCGACAAGCAGGGCAACCACGTCTTCATCGAGATGAACCCGCGCATCCAGGTCGAGCACACGGTCACCGAAGAGGTCACCGACGTCGATCTCGTGCAGTCGCAGCTGCGGATCGCCTCCGGCGAGACCCTCGACGACCTAGGCCTGAGCCAGGACAAGATCTACCTGCGCGGCGCGGCGCTGCAGTGCCGCATCACCACCGAAGACCCGGCCAACGGTTTCCGCCCGGACACCGGCATGATCTCCGCCTACCGCTCGCCGGGCGGCTCGGGCATCCGGCTCGACGGCGGCACCGCCTTCTCAGGCACCGAGATCAGCGCCCACTTCGACTCGCTGCTGGTGAAGCTCACCTGCCGCGGCCGCGACTTCGAGACCGCCGTCGGGCGTGCGCGCCGCGCCGTCGCCGAGTTCCGGATCCGCGGCGTCTCGACGAACATCCCGTTCCTGCAGGCGGTCCTGGACGACCCGGACTTCCGCGCCGGACGCGTCACGACGTCGTTCATCGAGCAGCGCCCGCAGCTGCTCACCGCGCGGCAGTCCGCCGACCGCGGCACGCGGCTGCTGACCTACCTCGCCGACCAGACGGTCAACAAGCCGCACGGCGAGCGCCCGAAGACCCCCGATGCGACGCTCAAGCTGCCGAAGCTCGCGAAGGACGCCCAGCCGGCCGACGGGTCGAAGCAGAAGCTCGTCGAACTCGGCCCGGTCGGGTTCGCGGAGTGGCTGCGCAAGTCGCCGCACGTCGGCGTCACGGACACGACGTTCCGCGACGCGCACCAGTCGCTGCTCGCCACCCGCGTCCGCACCAAGGACCTCCTGGCGGTCGCGCCGGTCGTCGCGAACACCCTCCCCGGATTGCTGTCGCTCGAGTGCTGGGGCGGCGCGACCTACGACGTCGCGCTGCGGTTCCTCGCCGAGGACCCGTGGGAGCGCCTCGCCGCGCTGCGCGAAGCCGTGCCGAACATCTGCCTGCAGATGCTGCTGCGCGGGCGCAACACCGTCGGGTACACGCCTTACCCGACCGAGGTGACGCACTCGTTCGTCCAGGAGGCGACGAAGACCGGCATCGACATCTTCCGGATCTTCGACGCGCTCAACGACGTCGAGCAGATGCGCCCGGCCATCGAAGCCGTGCGCGAGACCGGGTCCGCGGTCGCCGAGGTGGCGCTCTGCTACACCTCGGACCTGTCCGACCCGGGCGAGAAGCTCTACACGCTCGACTACTACCTCAAGCTGGCCGAGCAGATCGTCGGCGCCGGGGCGCACGTCCTGGCGATCAAGGACATGGCCGGGCTGCTGCGCGCGCCCGCGGCGACCAGGCTGGTCACCGCGCTGCGCAAGGAGTTCGACCTGCCGGTGCACATCCACACCCACGACACCGCGGGCGGCCAGCTGGCCACCTACCTCGCGGCGATCAACGCGGGCGCGGACGCCGTCGACGGCGCGGTGTCGTCGATGGCGGGCACGACGTCGCAGCCGTCATTGTCGTCGATCGTGGCGGCCACCGACCACTCCGACCGCACGACCGGGCTCGACCTGGACGCGATCGGTGAGCTGGAGCCGTACTGGGAGAGCGTGCGCAAGATCTACGCGCCGTTCGAGGCCGGGCTGGCCTCGCCCACCGGGCGCGTCTACCACCACGAGATCCCCGGCGGGCAGCTGTCGAACCTGCGCACGCAGGCCATCGCGCTGGGCCTGGGCGACCGGTTCGAGGACATCGAGGCGATGTACGCGGCCGCCGACAAGATCCTCGGGCACCTGGTGAAGGTGACGCCGTCGTCGAAGGTCGTCGGCGACCTCGCGCTGCACCTGGTCGGCGCGGGCGTCTCCCCGGCCGACTTCGAGGCGGAGCCGAACAAGTTCGACATCCCCGACTCGGTGATCGGTTTCCTGCGCGGCGAGCTCGGCGACCCGCCGGGCGGCTGGCCGGAGCCGTTCCGCACCAAGGCCCTCGAAGGCCGTGCCGCCGCGAAGCCGGTCGCCGAACTGTCCGAAGAGGACCGCACGGCCCTTGCGGAACACCCCCGCAAGACGCTCAACCGGCTGCTGTTCCCGGCGCCCACCAAGGAGTTCGAGGCGCACCGCGAGGCCTACGGCGACACGTCCGTGCTGCCCAGCAAGGACTTCTTCTACGGCCTGCGGCCGGGGGAGGAGTACCAGGTCGACCTCGAGCCGGGCGTGCGCCTGCTCATCGAGCTGGAGGCGATCGGCGAGGCCGACGAGCGCGGCGTGCGCACGGTGATGTCGACGCTCAACGGCCAGCTGCGCCCGATCCAGATCCGCGACCGCTCGATCGCCTCGGACATCCCGGCGACCGAGAAGGCGGAGAAGGGCAACCCGAAGCAGGTCGCGGCGCCGTTCGCCGGCGTGGTGACGTTGCAGGTTTCGGAGGGTGACACGGTCGAGGCCGGCGCGACGGTCGCGACGATCGAGGCCATGAAGATGGAGGCCTCGATCACCGCTTCCGCCGGGGGCAAGGTCGGCAGGCTGGCGATCAACTCCGTCCAGCAGGTCGAGGGCGGCGACCTCCTGCTCGTCCTGGAATGA
- a CDS encoding GntR family transcriptional regulator: MKIVVDTENGLAPWRQVHDQIVRAVTAGALPDGTRLPPIRQLARDLGLASGTVARAYRELEAAGWVVTARARGTVVTTPADRPDPTAQLLTAAIEYATRARDLGIDVEAAVTAVRAAYDVS, translated from the coding sequence GTGAAGATCGTCGTCGACACCGAAAACGGCCTGGCGCCCTGGCGGCAGGTGCACGACCAGATCGTCCGCGCGGTGACGGCGGGGGCGCTCCCGGACGGGACGCGCCTGCCGCCGATCCGCCAGCTGGCCCGGGACCTGGGACTGGCGTCCGGAACGGTGGCCCGCGCGTACCGCGAGCTGGAGGCGGCGGGCTGGGTGGTGACGGCCCGCGCGCGCGGCACGGTGGTCACGACCCCCGCGGACCGCCCGGACCCGACGGCGCAGCTCCTCACCGCGGCGATCGAGTACGCGACGCGGGCGCGTGACCTCGGCATCGACGTGGAAGCCGCGGTGACCGCGGTCCGCGCCGCCTACGACGTCAGCTAG
- a CDS encoding DUF6801 domain-containing protein produces the protein MPRRVRPRTLTVSALAAVGLLSAVNGALTGVGSAAPAPAVPPDTKATASVSVTCPFADPLGARKLTAETAATLPAQAKTGTSAKIGAFSAKLTLPRDVALSYLPEGATAGSLRGGVHVDLSVRQDDKADKVPVDLTVPATPLPETGDVTLTATGTVPEIALNTVGAVTFDVTAPTLSLEAVPPPDTAATQPVPRIACTLDPDQQTTLGKVLVLPKTVPGTKQKQLAAAADAPGPGDPPTEDEFAVPLSLVTIMTKSTVRKLGATVTADPAFLFNGLFILNLVDGTSRVTGSTTFNPATTSFLGFGFVPVTATVEFLPVDYRNSKVIEIAGKITTDPDTGATFLNTTLQVMARLSNAKVNGVPLDLGPDCVTADKVTLTLNGPYEAFGVGHIRTDEKTGFELPKFTGCGAGGQDLDPLLSGMGSGPGNQAFVDTYNLIVCTEPDHTQCPPGSDGPPPDPAVSAAKKAVAKHPH, from the coding sequence ATGCCACGTCGAGTCCGGCCCCGCACCCTCACCGTTTCCGCGCTGGCGGCCGTCGGCCTGCTCTCCGCGGTGAACGGCGCGCTGACCGGGGTCGGCTCGGCCGCCCCCGCGCCCGCGGTCCCACCGGACACGAAGGCCACGGCGTCGGTTTCGGTGACGTGCCCGTTCGCCGACCCGCTCGGCGCGCGGAAGCTCACGGCCGAGACGGCGGCGACGCTGCCCGCGCAGGCGAAGACCGGGACGTCGGCCAAGATCGGCGCGTTTTCGGCGAAGCTCACGCTCCCCCGCGACGTCGCGCTCTCCTACCTCCCCGAAGGCGCCACCGCCGGCTCGCTGCGCGGCGGCGTGCACGTCGACCTTTCCGTGCGCCAGGACGATAAGGCGGACAAGGTGCCGGTCGACCTGACCGTCCCGGCCACCCCGCTGCCGGAGACCGGTGACGTCACGCTGACGGCCACCGGCACCGTGCCGGAGATCGCCCTGAACACCGTCGGCGCCGTCACCTTCGACGTCACCGCGCCGACGCTGTCGCTCGAGGCCGTGCCGCCGCCGGACACCGCGGCCACGCAGCCGGTGCCCCGGATCGCGTGCACCCTCGACCCCGACCAGCAGACGACGCTGGGCAAGGTGCTCGTCCTGCCGAAGACGGTGCCGGGCACCAAGCAGAAGCAGCTGGCCGCGGCCGCCGACGCGCCCGGGCCGGGCGATCCCCCGACCGAAGACGAGTTCGCGGTACCGCTGAGCCTGGTCACGATCATGACGAAGTCGACGGTCCGGAAGCTCGGCGCGACCGTCACCGCCGATCCGGCGTTCCTGTTCAACGGGCTGTTCATCCTCAACCTGGTCGACGGCACCTCGCGGGTCACCGGGTCGACCACCTTCAACCCGGCGACGACGTCCTTCCTCGGCTTCGGTTTCGTGCCGGTGACGGCGACCGTCGAGTTCCTGCCGGTCGACTACCGGAACAGCAAGGTCATCGAGATCGCCGGCAAGATCACCACCGACCCGGACACCGGGGCCACGTTCCTGAACACGACGCTGCAGGTGATGGCCCGGCTGAGCAACGCGAAGGTCAACGGCGTCCCGCTGGACCTGGGCCCCGACTGCGTGACGGCGGACAAGGTGACCCTCACGCTGAACGGCCCGTACGAAGCGTTCGGCGTCGGGCACATCCGGACCGACGAGAAGACCGGCTTCGAGCTGCCGAAGTTCACCGGCTGCGGCGCCGGCGGCCAAGACCTGGACCCGCTGCTGTCCGGGATGGGCTCGGGCCCGGGCAACCAGGCGTTCGTCGACACGTACAACCTGATCGTGTGCACCGAACCGGACCACACCCAGTGCCCGCCGGGGTCCGATGGGCCCCCGCCGGACCCGGCGGTCTCGGCCGCGAAGAAAGCGGTGGCCAAGCACCCGCACTGA